Proteins from a single region of Urocitellus parryii isolate mUroPar1 chromosome 4, mUroPar1.hap1, whole genome shotgun sequence:
- the Sln gene encoding sarcolipin encodes MELSTRELFLNFTIVLITVLLMWLLVRSYQY; translated from the coding sequence ATGGAGCTATCCACCCGGGAGCTGTTTCTCAACTTCACCATTGTCCTGATTACAGTCCTCCTCATGTGGCTCCTTGTGAGGTCCTATCAATACTGA